The Neomonachus schauinslandi chromosome 11, ASM220157v2, whole genome shotgun sequence genome contains a region encoding:
- the RNH1 gene encoding ribonuclease inhibitor isoform X2, with protein MNLDIQCQQLSDARWTELLPLIQQYEVVRLDDCGLTEVRCKDISSALQANPSLTELSLRTNELGDAGVHLVLQGLQSPTCKIQKLSLQNCCLTKAGCGVLPDVLRSLPTLRELQLSDNPLEDAGLQLLCRGLLDPLCNLEKLQLEYCNLTAASCEALASALRAKQHFRELVVSNNEVGEAGVRVLCRGLVDSACQLEALKLENCGLTSASCEDLCGVVASKPSLQELDLGDNKLGDQGIATLCSSLLHPSCQIRVLWLWDCDITTAGCRDLCRVLGAKESLKEMSLAGNALGDEGARLLCDSLREPGCRLQSLWVKSCSFTAASCQHFGTMLTQNKHLVELQLSNNKLGDSGLQELCQGLSQPGTTLQVLCLGDCDVANGGCASLASLLLANRSLRELDLSNNCMDDQGILQLMASVEQPGCTLEQLVLYDIYWSDETENSLQALEGRKPSLRIIS; from the exons GCTGGATGACTGTGGCCTCACGGAGGTGCGGTGCAAGGATATCAGCTCTGCCCTCCAAGCCAACCCCTCCCTGACCGAGCTGAGCCTTCGCACCAACGAGCTGGGTGATGCCGGTGTGCACCTGGTGCTCCAGGGCCTGCAGAGCCCCACCTGCAAGATCCAGAAGCTCAG cctccagaactgctgCCTAACCAAGGCTGGCTGTGGGGTCCTACCTGATGTGCTGCGCTCCCTGCCCACCCTGCGGGAGTTGCAGCTCAGTGACAACCCGCTGGAGGATGCGGGCCTGCAGCTGCTGTGCAGAGGACTCCTGGACCCCCTGTGCAACCTTGAGAAGCTTCA GCTAGAGTACTGCAACCTGACGGCCGCCAGCTGTGAGGCCCTGGCCTCGGCGCTCAGGGCCAAGCAGCACTTCAGGGAGCTCGTGGTGAGCAACAACGAGGTCGGTGAGGCTGGTGTGCGGGTGCTGTGCCGGGGCCTGGTGGACTCTGCCTGCCAGCTGGAGGCGCTCAA GCTGGAGAACTGTGGCCTCACGTCGGCCAGCTGTGAGGACCTGTGTGGTGTCGTGGCCTCCAAGCCCTCGTTGCAGGAGCTGGACCTGGGTGACAACAAGCTGGGCGACCAGGGCATCGCCACGCTGTGCTCCAGCCTGCTGCACCCCAGCTGCCAGATCAGGGTCCTGTG GCTCTGGGACTGTGACATCACCACCGCGGGCTGCAGAGACCTGTGCCGCGTCCTCGGGGCCAAGGAGAGCCTGAAGGAGATGAGCCTGGCGGGCAATGCGCTGGGGGATGAGGGTGCCCGGCTGCTCTGTGACAGCCTGCGGGAGCCTGGCTGCCGGCTGCAGTCCCTGTG GGTGAAGTCCTGCAGCTTTACGGCCGCGAGCTGCCAGCACTTCGGCACGATGCTGACCCAAAACAAGCACCTCGTGGAGCTTCAGCTGAGTAACAACAAGCTGGGGGACTCTGGCCTCCAGGAGCTCTGCCAGGGCCTGAGTCAGCCTGGCACCACGCTGCAGGTGCTCTG CCTGGGGGACTGCGATGTGGCCAACGGTGGCTGCGCCAGCCTGGCCTCACTCCTGCTGGCCAATCGCAGCCTGCGGGAGCTGGACCTCAGCAACAACTGCATGGACGACCAGGGCATCCTGCAGCTGATGGCGAGCGTGGAGCAGCCGGGCTGCACGCTGGAGCAGCTGGT TCTCTACGACATATACTGGAGCGACGAGACCGAGAACAGCCTGCAGGCTCTGGAGGGGCGCAAGCCCAGCCTGAGGATCATCTCCTGA